One stretch of Miscanthus floridulus cultivar M001 chromosome 18, ASM1932011v1, whole genome shotgun sequence DNA includes these proteins:
- the LOC136523600 gene encoding uncharacterized protein has translation MGAGAGQEGRHRGRRADRGAGRPPVEPGGRAQGPPVVAGAEGGGPAGRGAAAGGAGGGRAQLQGATGGGGWGGRGGRRGEWGGRRWELRSGEGPARCGAARRRGGRGG, from the coding sequence ATGGGGGCCGGCGCGGGGCAGGAGGGCCGGCACAGGGGGAGGAGGGCCGACCGGGGCGCGGGGCGGCCGCCGGTGGAGCCGGGCGGCCGGGCGCAGGGGCCACCGGTGGTGGCCGGCGCGGAGGGAGGAGGgccggccgggcgcggggcggccGCCGGTGGAGCCGGGGGCGGCCGGGCGCAGCTACAGGGGGCCACCGGCGGTGGTGGCTGGGGTGGAAGAGGGGGCCGGCGTGGGGAGTGGGGCGGCCGCCGGTGGGAGCTGAGGTCGGGGGAGGGGCCGGCCAGGTGCGGGGCGGCGCGGAGGCGGGGCGGGCGGGGCGGCTAG